Genomic window (Musa acuminata AAA Group cultivar baxijiao chromosome BXJ1-9, Cavendish_Baxijiao_AAA, whole genome shotgun sequence):
GGATCAATCcaattgaaaaatattttgaggATTTTAAACAAAAGAATAAccactaataaaaaataaatatgaaagtgCATCTAATACAATCTCATTATTGAGATTTTTTTGGGATAAATTACATTTTAGTATGAATTAAGCTTCAAGTTTTAAATTACTTGTGTTTccttgtgatgaaatattttctccaagaaCTTGCGAAGAAATTTAGAAGGAAATCTAAACATCGTTACCTAGATAAAAGGCTCATCATTGTTAGCCCTTCCAAAGGTACCAGAGGAACAGAGGGTAAGTACCGTTCCGTCAGAAGTACATCAGATGACACGTCTTAATCATCAAAGTGATgccaaaaagaagaagacaaCAAAAAATCTACCGTGCCTTGCATAGTCATCGAACAAATGAAACGCTTTTTTCTTAACCAAAACTGCTACAGTTTTTCACGCAGATTACAAAACTTGTTCTGACATCAGACCAAGAAAAAGTACCGATGTAACGGATACAAaaacatcataaaataaaagaaaatgaagCCACTCAAGCAAAATATGCAATGGACTCGACCGTAACGTTAAATGCCTTGGAGAAAGCTCTGGAAATTGCCACTGTTGGTTCTACTTTTTTTCAAAGCCACTGCTGGTTCTTATACATCTCGTCCACTCTTTAAAATCTCTCAATAATCATACACAATAAGAACCAATTTAATTATTCACATGAAGTCATAATCATCCATGTCATCATAGCGACCTGCTGTGCCATAGTCGTCCTCCGCTTTATCTACGTGAAGCTGCTTTTTCTTTGTGCCTGTTAAATTGCACCAGTTTGAGAACCAAAAATGTACCCTCACTATCCTTGCCGGTTAGCAACACTACAATATTCAAAGTTTCTAATACTCACCTTGTTTCTTCTTGCCTGCGTtagcttccttttctgccttaagTTTCTCATTGGCAATTGCCGTAACTGAAGAAGCTACTTCTTTCGCATCTGCTGCTTTTAGTGAAGTCATAGAGAGCCTTACAACATCTTTTAGAAGGCCAATGTAATGAAAGCTTTTCTAAATAACAAAATATAGCAGATCAGTGCCAGAAAAGAAAGTTTCAATATAAGCTCCAATAAATTTTTACAGTAGACTGCAAACCTCGTAAGGGCAAATTTTGTGAGAGAGGAGCAAAGCATACTCTAGAAAATCACTCTCTGATTTTGGAATAAAGCTATCCAGAGTTTTCTCAACGCCTTTCTTGGCAAACAACTCAGCAGTTGACTTGTAAtcagcttcttcaacaagtctgcTAAGAAGTCACATGTTAGCCCAAGTAAACACATGGTTCCAAAACAGATAAGGTAACTAGTAGCTTGTggtcaacaacaataacaacaaagtcaTAAAGTCCCAATTATTTATGGTAGATTATATAGATCTTTTATTGTCATTGAAAtctgtaaaaaatcatatgtttaattaagttcagaatacttaaatctttatttatagtttctattaaaatctttttaggtcttcctctatctcttCTCGTACCACtgacattaattattttacctcttTTGACTATTACATCCGGAGGTCTCCTAAGCATATGACTATATCATCCTAAatgattttttctcattttatcctctatcgaagcgaTAACTAAttattcacgaataaaaatatttttttctatcttttctcaTAACTCCACAAATCCATCTCAATATTCTTATCTTggcaatataaattttttgtacATGTTATTTCTTAGCTATCCAACACTCAAATTCATAAAACATTGTTGGTCGCACAACTAGTAGTTTGTGGCCTTTTTATTTTTCCTCCCCCAATCACAACTCTTATGTCTTTATACCCACTGCCAATCTTGCCAAAAAACATCATATGAGAAGTATAACATAGTTTCAACCTTTGTTGGCGAAGTTTCTCAGCAATAGGATCAGCTAGAACTTCATTAGCTATTTCACTTCTCTTCACTTCAGgtagtttctctctctctccagcaCCTTTGTGGCCTGGCTTTGCTGCTTTAGTCTCTAGCTTCGGTGCCTGCATTAACAAATTCATGACCTATATGTCATtaataaaacaaataaatattGGTGCTCTTGCTCAACCATTCCACCAAAAAAAACCACATCTTTTGACTTTTAGATAACAGTTTCCAAGATCTGTTCTATATAAGTGAAAAGTTTAAAGAAATTAACAAAGAAAGAATCTGTCAGTGGAACCCTTTTGCACACAAAGAAGGCCAAGAACTGCAATTCACAGGGACCCTAAAAGGAGACCCAAGAGAGTGCATTCTGATGATGAGGGTGCGGTCCGGTATCCCAGATGTATGCCGCTTGAATGCATCAAACATTATGTGAACATAGCTCCAGCATATCCACCTTTGCACTCTCAAGTAGTTGAATAGCATAACCATATTATAGTGTCACAGGAGATGCTCAGCT
Coding sequences:
- the LOC135593389 gene encoding uncharacterized protein LOC135593389, which translates into the protein MADWEEEDFEPAPPGLISNQPKGQWDDEDVEDENVKESWEDEEVPVQAPKLETKAAKPGHKGAGEREKLPEVKRSEIANEVLADPIAEKLRQQRLVEEADYKSTAELFAKKGVEKTLDSFIPKSESDFLEYALLLSHKICPYEKSFHYIGLLKDVVRLSMTSLKAADAKEVASSVTAIANEKLKAEKEANAGKKKQGTKKKQLHVDKAEDDYGTAGRYDDMDDYDFM